The DNA window TGGTGAAAAAGGTGATGTAACGCCAGAAGTAGCTCGCGAAATTTTAACGCGTGCTTTATAATAAATAACATTAACACTTTAAATGTATGTGATGTGGAAAGGAGGCGAGCCCTATGAATGAAATAAAACATCGAAGTGCATTTTCCTTTGCATTTCCTATTATGGTTCCTATGGGCGTTAGCTTCTTTTTCATAGGTTTAGGATTTGGTTTATATGCAACGAGCCAAGGGTTCCCTTGGTGGACGGCGCCAGTTTTAGCAGCTACTATTTTTGCAGGCTCCATGGAGTTTGTGACGATTGGCATGTTGATGGCCGGATTTGATCCGATTAATGCGTTTATACTGACCATGTTCGTTAATGGACGCCATTTCTTTTATGGACTATCTGCACTACAACGATATGTACATATGGGCTGGAAATGGTTTCCTACGGTTGCCTGGATGTGTGATGAAAGTTTTGCCATCAATATGGCGACTAAGTTACCAGATGATGTGGATGAAAAGTGGTTTTACTTCCACGTGTCTTGGCTCAACTATGTGTTCTGGGTATTTAGTACCTTTGTAGGCGGTCTGTTTGGCAATCTCTTGGCCACCGTAGATTTACGGGGCATCGATTTTGTATTACCAGGTCTATTCATTGTGGTATTCCTTGAAATGCTGCTCAACGCAAAAAATAACAAGATAAGAGCCTTTGGCGTAGCTGGTGCCGCTATGGCGATAGTTATGCTCTTATTGGTAGGCAAATCGCTCTTTATGCTTTTATCCATGAGCTGTATGCTAGTAGCCTGCTATATTGCGTATAAGTGGGGAGGTGTACATCTTGACTAGTACAGAAATGGTCATCACCGTTGCTATTGTTGTGGCCGGTACATTACTTACTCGTTTTGGTGCCTTCCTCGTATTTCCACCAGGAAAAAAGGCGCCAGATTTTGTACTTTTTTTAGGTAAGGCTTTGCCGGCTGCCGTTATGGGCATGCTCGTTGTATATACCTTTAAAGAGACTGTCGTTCTAGCATATCCTTATGGTATCCCTGAGCTCATAGCATTAGTCGTTACGGTAGGATTACATCTATGGAAACGTAACATGCTCATATCGATTGCTGCCGGTACAGTGATTTATATGATACTCGTACAAACCGTATTTAATGTACCAAAATAAAATAAACCACTTATATCTATCTAACTTAGATATAAGTGGTTTTTTACATATATTGTTTTATTTACTTTGTCAGCATAGTTGTAGTGTGTATTATAATTGATGCTAACCACAAATAGGAGTTAGTATGTACTATTTAAGTTGTAATAGTCTTTCAAGACCTGGTGCTGTATGGTGATCTTCCAAGAAGTCTTGTTGGTCTAATAGTTCCATAACATCCATGTCGATGTTTGTTAGTTTGAAATCGAATACATCGAAGTTGGCTTCCATGTGACTTACATTATTTGCTTTTGGCAATGGAATGATGCCACGTTGGATGTGCCAACGCAAGATAATTTGATGTTTAGACACGCCGTATTTTTCAGCCAAGCTTTTGATGATAGGATGGTCAAAAATAGGTTGGCGGTCACGGGTGAATGGAGACCAAGCCATGCCCACTACTTGATGCTTTCTCATCAATTGAATAAGAGATTGGCGTTGGTTGAATGGATGACATTCAATTTGGTTTACCACAGGTTTCACATTGCAGTGATATAGCAAGTCGATTAATCGGTCTTCGTAAAAGTTAGACAGGCCTAACCCACGCAATACGTTTTGATCGTATAACTCTTCCATGGCGCGCCAAGAACCATAATAGTCGCCAAGGGGTTGATGTACGAGCATAATGTCGATGTAATTAGTGTCTAATTTTTTCAAGGAGCTTTCAACAGCACGCATTGTATTATCGTAGCCCGCGTCGGTATGCCAAATTTTTGTGGTAATAACGATGTCAGTACGTTTAACGCCAGATGCTTTGATGCCTCTGCCAACGGCCTCTTCGTTGCCGTAGTAGGCAGCCGTATCGAGTAAACGATAGCCTACGTTTAGTGCGTTGGTTACGGCTTGTTCTGTTTCCCCTTCGCTACCTGTTTTGTAGGTGCCATAACCGATAGAGGGAATGAAGCTGCCGTTATTTAAAATTCTAAAGTCCATCCGTTCTTCCATGAGAACCTCCGTTATATCCATTAATTAAAGGAATTAGCTTTCATACAATTCTAATTGATTTTATGATATACTAAGGTATTGATAAAAATCAATATGACAGGAAGTGACAGAATGAAATTAAAACGAATTTATTCTGTAGTTGCTATGCTTGGTGTTGTGATGATGGCCTTGTCCATCGCTGGTTGCGGTACGAAAACGGTATCCGTTGCTGATGTAACATACAAGGATATGCCGCTGCAGATTCATAATGATGCCAATGTAACAGCTCTTAATAAGGCGACGGTAACGCCGACGTTGACGGGGCAGGTCGCATATGCTGTGAAAGTAGGCGACCAAGTACAACAAGGTCAAGTCTTGGCCACTGTAGATACATCGGCTTTACAGCAACAGCTAGCATCATTACAAGGTCAGTTAGCGCAAGCCTCAGCTCAGTCCTATGCGACGTCTGTGACAACTACGACAGCAGCGTCTGTAGATAGTGCTCAATTGGCGCAAGCTCAGAAGATGCGCGAAGCGGGCATGATTACTCAAAAAGAATATGATCGCATTGTAGAGCGGTCTCAGCCACAAACTACGACAGTAACAACTGGCGGTGGCGGCGGTGGCGCTAATACAGCGGCTATCGAGGCTCAAATCGCTCAAGTATCTGCTCAAATGGCTGCTTCTACAATTGTAGCGCCCATAGCTGGTACGGTAACAGCTATTTACAATGAGGACCGTCAAATGGCCATTGCAGATCGTCCATTCATGATGATTCAACAATCTACACCGATGGTAGCATCCCTTAGCATTCCTCGTGATGCGGCGATGAAGTTAGGCACACCTGACGCTAAAAAAGGTATCAAGGTACTCCTTAAGGTAGGCGACCAAGAATTACCTGGCGAATTGACCTATGTAGATGTAACACAGCCAGAAAATGTGCCAAGTGTTCTTGTGAAAGCTACTTTCAACAATGACAAAGGCCTCATTAAGGCTGGTGAATTCTATACATTGATTATCGAGTCTAATGTAAAAGCGAAAATGCTCACTGTACCAAGTAAAGCAGTTCGTGAAAACCAAGATGGCAAATACGTGTATGTATTGACTGAAAATAATACAGTTGACGTACGTGTCGTTGAAGTAGGTATGACAGAAGATGATGATGTAGCCATTATTTCAGGCCTAAATGAAGGTGACAAGGTAATCACAAGTGATGGAACCTTTGAATTAGGGGAATCCGTTAAATTATAATGAATAACATTAAACTTTCACCAATGGTGAATACCTCAATTGAGGAATCTGATAGGAGGGATTATTATTTTAGAATTTAAACGTTTTGAACTAAGAGATAAACCATTAATCGATAAATATTTTGAACAACATCATTATGAAGCATCTGATAACTGTTTTACTACATTGTTTATGTGGCAAGATGCGTATGGCATCCGTTGGGCTGAGGAAAATGGTGTATTGTACATCCAAGGTGGCGGTAAACGTGAACCATTCCTATTGCCTCCATTTGCCGGTAAAGATGCAAAGTTCCTCGATGGTTTATTGCGAGCTAAAGAATGGTTCGTAGAAAATAACTTGCCATTCCGCTTTAAAGGTGTTAGCAAAGTTGTAAAAGAACGCATGGAAGAGTTATGTCCTGGTCGTTATGAATTTACACCTGACCGCGACAACTACGAATACATTTATAAGTCTGAAGATCTTATCAACTTGTCTGGCAAGAAATTCCGTCAAAAGAAAAACCATTTGAATCAATTCCGTATGCAATATTCTAACTATGAATATATGCCAATCACTGAAGATATCATTCCATTGTGCCGCGAAACGGCAGCGTCCTGGGTAGAAACTCATCATGAAGAAGGTATCGAAGATGAATTGGTAGCTATCAACTTGTTATTCGATAACTGGGATGCGTTAGGTCTTAAAGGCGGCGCCATCAAATTGTTTGGCCGTGTTGAAGCCTTCAGTATCGGTGAATTGTTGAATGATAAAATGGCGTTGATTCATATTGAAAAAGCAAATCCAGATATCCGTGGTTTGTACCAAGCTATCAATAATGAATTCATTCGTCATGAATTTAGCGATGTAGAGTTTATCAACCGTGAAGAAGATATGGGCTTGCCTGGTCTTCGTCAAGCAAAAGAATCTTACAATCCAGATCACTTTGCTGAAAAATATGACGCAGTATATGCTAACGAAGCAGACAATGCGACAGGCGGTAAATAAAAATTTGAGCTATGAAGCCGATGTGCTTCATAGCTCCTTTTGTTATAATAGAAGTGTTAGCCTATCTATTTGAGCGTATATTTTGTATTATCATGGCGATGCGATGCGATGCGATGCGATGCGATGCGATGCGATGCGATGCGATGCGATGCGATATAACAGATAGAAAGCGGTTTATTACTATAACGAGGATATACTTATGGAATTTAGAATTGCAACGGCTCAAGATACGCCACATGTGGAAAATCTATGGGCGTACTGCTTTGAACCAAAGGAAGACTCATTCTTCCAATATTACTTTACAAATTGCTATGAACCAGAAAATACCATGGTTGGTCTTGAACAAGGTCAATTGTTGAGTACCGTTCATTTGCGTCAATATAATATCAATGTTCGTGGTGCTGTATTGCCTACAAGCTATATGGTTGGCGTGGCCACACATCCAGCAGCTCGTCGTGGTGGCGTAGGTGGTGCGTTGTTAAAGGCTTCGCTTGAAGAACTTCGCAACCGAGGTCAAGCATTGACGATTTTGATGCCTTCCAAGGCTGCATTCTACCAACAATATGGTTGGGAACTCTATGCTCATCAATGGGTGAACACCATGTCTCTTGAAGATTTGCGCCCTATGACGGATAAATCTTTGAGCTTTGGCTTACTTAATAGCGTAGACCAATGGACTTTACTAGACCCAGTATATAAAGCGTATACTGCGTGTTTATCCGGTTATGCAGAGCGCGGTGAAAAGGAATGGAAACGCTTGCTCGGTAGCTTCTTTGCAGAAGGCGTAAACATCGCTGTTGTGCGCAATGATGAAAATATCATTGAAGGGTATGCCGTATATCGTTTAGGGCAACCTGAAATCCCTGTTTCTGAATTGGTTTATACTACACGCCGTGCACAACGAGCATTGCTCAATTATTTCTACAATCATCGTTCCCAAGGCAGTTCTATCCGTTGGAATGAAGGTCTTCACGATACATACTATCGTTTCTATCCAGATGGTAAAAGCGGTCATGCCACTATGCCGTATATGATGAGTCGTATTGTTGATGTGAAAGCGGCTCTGGAAGCGATTCCAGTCAATCCAGAGGCATTGATGATGCCTATTACTTTGACCTTTGGTGTTAAAGATAGCCTTTGTGCATGGAATGAAGGTCGCTACGAAGTAAAATACGGCGGTGCATTAATGCCAACTGTTAAGAAAGTATCTGATACGCTTGAAGGTGAAGTAGACCTTACTGTTGAAGTGGGCGCTTTAAGCCAACTTTTGATGGGCACATTAACAGCACGTGACCTTGCCTTTGAAGGTAAACTTTCAGTAGGTCAAGAATGGTTAGATTATTTCGATATCCTCTATCCTGAACAAAAAACATATATTAACGAATGGTGGTAATATGAGCTGGAAAACGTATACGGTAAAAGAACCGACAGAATTAACAGTCTCTAAATATGTAAAGGAACGATTTTCTCTATCCTCTCGGGATATTCAAATGATGTTCCGCAAGAAACGGGTAAAAGTAAATAGCCGTGTAGCCCATTCTCAGCGTTCCCTCAAAAAAGGTGATGTATTAACCTTGGAACTGCCACAGGATAAAGACTATGGCGTCGATGTAGAAAAAGGTCCTATTACAGTTCTTTACGAAGATGCTCATACCTTGGTGGTTGATAAAGCTCCGTTCATGCTTGTTCATCCAGCGGGACAAACTAAATCTGGTACATTGAGTAACTATGTAGCTGGGTATTATGCGAAAAAAGGTGTAGTTCACAAGGTGCGCCCTGTACATCGTCTTGACCGAGACACATCTGGTTGTATTCTCTTTGGTAAAACAAAGGAAGCTCAGCAATATTACACTGATGAATTGCAAGCTGGTCGTATCGACCGTATCTACACAGGCTTAGTAGAAGGCTGTATTAGCGAAGATGGCGTAGTTGATGAACCGATTGGTGTGGATCCTGTCTTTGATAACCGCCGTGTAGTTGATGAATTTGGACAACCAGCTCAAACGGAATATACAGTTCTAGGTCATAAAGATGGTAAAACGCTGTTAAGATTCAAGCTGTTAACTGGCAGAACACATCAAATTCGAGTACATATGGAATATATAGGTCATCCTATTGTTGGTGATGCTATGTATGGTACGCGTAATAAACCATACACGCGCCAATGCTTACATGCCTCAGAAATCACCTTTGCACCCTATGGTAAGGATGAGCCTATCACAGTGACCTGTGAAGTAGGGGATAATTTTGGCTGTGAAAAGTCCTGATTGCATTTATAAACTCTATCAATTATAATTTATATGATGATGTGGTCACAGAGCGTGCCACGTAAAATAAAGAAAGCTCAATTGCTAGATGTGGACATAGAGCGTGCCACGTAAAAAAAAAAAAGCTCAATCGATGATAAAAAAACATATCCCTTGATGCTTGTGTATACATGTATACAAAAAACAATAGTGATAAAAATGCATAGTCTATGACTTAAAGTCATAGACTATGTTTTTTTTATATTTTCAATTCACAGTGGACAGGAGTATACTATGTATAGACAAAAATTCTATAGAATTTAAAACTTAGATGAGGTTATGGACAGTCACAGCCGATAATATCACTACAGAATGGATTCTTTAGAGGTAGTTTATAGTTTATACTTTCACCAAGACCGAACGGAACGATGCCGCAGAGCTTGGATTGATCAAGTGATATGAAGGAGTGCACGTTATGGATATGAATCAGAGCACAATCGAGCAACAACGTCTAGATCAAGCTAGACTAGAAGCTAATGGTATGTACAGCAGCCAATTTGAAAAGGATGCGTGCGGCATGGGCTTTGTCGTTAATATTAAGGGTAAAAAATCTCACGATATTATCGATGATGGCTTGCGCATTTTAGAGCGTCTTGAGCATCGTGGTGGTGCTGGTGCAGATAAGGACACAGGGGATGGTGCCGGTATTTTGGTGCAAATTCCTCATGAGTTCTTCAAACGCGAGTGCGAAGTGCTTGGCATTAACTTGCCCTCCGCTGGTGATTACGGCGTAGGCATGGTATTCGCTCACAAATATGAAAGCCTCCGCAACGAGCAAAAACGTATTTTTGAAGAGGTGGTACGCGAAGAAGGTCAAGTAGTTCTCGGCTGGCGTGAAGTACCAGTTGATGGTACTAAAGTTGGTCATGAAGCTGCTGCCATTCGTCCATGGATGATTCAAATCCTCATCGGTAAAGGCCCAGATATTACAAATAATAAAGAGTTCGAACGCAAATTATACATCATTCGTAAATTAGCGGAAAAACGCATCATTCCATTGAGCAAAGAATTATCTAGTGATTTCTATATTGCATCCTTGTCCTCTAAAACAATCGTATATAAAGGGATGTTGACACCTGGTCAATTGCGTGACTTCTACCTTGATTTGAGTGACCTTGACTTTACATCTGCATTGGCGATGGTTCACTCTCGCTTCAGTACGAATACATTCCCAAGCTGGGCCCGGGCACATCCTAACCGTTTTTTAGTTCACAATGGTGAAATCAACACTATTCGCGGTAATGTAAACTGGATCAATGCTCGTGAAGGCAAAGCGGAATCTCCATTGTTCCCGGACATCAAAAAAGTATTCCCTGTAGTTGATGACAGCGGTTCTGACTCCGCTATGTTCGATAACACATTGGAATTCTTACACATGACAGGTCGTTCTTTGCCTCATGCTATTATGATGATGATTCCTGAACCTTGGGAACGCAACAATCTCATGAGCCAAGAAAAACATGACTTCTATGAGTTCAATAGCTTCATGATGGAACCATGGGATGGTCCTGCTGCTATGGGCTTCACTGATGGTACTGTTATCGGTGGCGTACTTGACCGCAATGGTTTGCGTCCTGCTCGTTACTATGTAACAACTGATGATCGCGTTATCATGGCCTCCGAAGTGGGTGTAGTAAACGAAAACGCTGAAAATATTCGTGCTAAAGGTCGTTTGGAACCAGGTAAAATGCTTCTCATTGATACGGAAGAACAACGTATCATTTCCGATGAAGAAATCAAACAACGCGTTGCCACTGAATTGCCATATGATGAATTGGTAAAAGAGCACGTTATCCACTTGTCTGAAATTACACAAGCTGATGAAAGTGATATTCCAAAAGTTGAAGATTTGTTCAAAAAGCAACAAGCCTTTGGTTATACCCAAGAAGACCTTGTACGTATGATTGTACCTATGGCAAAGGATGGTAAAGATCCTGTAGGTGCAATGGGTGCCGATGCTCCACTTGCTATCTTGTCCGATAAACCACAATTGTTATACAGCTACTTCAAGCAAATGTTCGCGCAAGTAACAAATCCTCCAATCGACTCCATTCGTGAGGAAATGGTTACATCTACACGCGTTATGCTTGGTAACTCTGGTAACTTAACAGACCCTAATAAAGCTGGTACTTATGCGTTGTCCATGCGTACACCAATCCTTACTAATCAAGAATTGGCGTCCATTAAGGCTCTTGACTGCCGCCGTATGAAGTCTGTTACATTGCCAATCCTTTTCGACCCAACTAAGGGTGCTGATGGTTTGCGCGATGCATTGAATGAATTGTGCGAAAAAGCAGAAGAAGCAGCACGTACAGACCAAAATGTATTGATTTTATCTGACCGTGGCGTTGATGAAAATCATGCACCAATTCCTGCATTGTTAGCTGTAGCAGCTGTTCATAATCACTTGATTAGAAAAGTATTGCGCACAGAAATTGGTCTTATCCTCGAATCTGGTGAGCCTCGCGAAGTACATCATTTCTGTACACTGATCGGTTATGGTGTAACCGCAATCAATCCATATGTAGCTCTTGAAACTGTACGTGATTTACAAGCCCATAAACGCCTTGGTGATATTACTCCTGAACAAGCAGAAAAGAACTACATCAAAGCGGCTGTGGGCGGTATCATGAAAGTTATGTCCAAAATGGGTATCTCCACAGTACGTTCTTATCAGGGTGCACAAATCTTTGAAGCCTTGGGATTGAATACTAACTTCATTAACAAGTTCTTTGTAAATACACCAACACGTATTGGCGGTATTGGTCTTGTAGGTGTTGCTAATGAAGCATTGGCTCGTTTTGACCGTGCTTTCAAATCTGATGAATCTGTACTTGAACCGGGTGGTTGGTATGGTCCTGTAAAAGATGGGGAAGAACATTTATTCAACCCTAAAACAATTGAGCTTTTACAAGAATCCCTCATCAATGGCGACTATGCTAAATATAAAGAATACTCTAAAGCTATCCGCAACGATTACCACGTAACATTGCGTTCCTTGATGGAATTAAATTA is part of the Veillonella sp. genome and encodes:
- a CDS encoding DUF2156 domain-containing protein, which gives rise to MIGGIIILEFKRFELRDKPLIDKYFEQHHYEASDNCFTTLFMWQDAYGIRWAEENGVLYIQGGGKREPFLLPPFAGKDAKFLDGLLRAKEWFVENNLPFRFKGVSKVVKERMEELCPGRYEFTPDRDNYEYIYKSEDLINLSGKKFRQKKNHLNQFRMQYSNYEYMPITEDIIPLCRETAASWVETHHEEGIEDELVAINLLFDNWDALGLKGGAIKLFGRVEAFSIGELLNDKMALIHIEKANPDIRGLYQAINNEFIRHEFSDVEFINREEDMGLPGLRQAKESYNPDHFAEKYDAVYANEADNATGGK
- a CDS encoding aldo/keto reductase; amino-acid sequence: MEERMDFRILNNGSFIPSIGYGTYKTGSEGETEQAVTNALNVGYRLLDTAAYYGNEEAVGRGIKASGVKRTDIVITTKIWHTDAGYDNTMRAVESSLKKLDTNYIDIMLVHQPLGDYYGSWRAMEELYDQNVLRGLGLSNFYEDRLIDLLYHCNVKPVVNQIECHPFNQRQSLIQLMRKHQVVGMAWSPFTRDRQPIFDHPIIKSLAEKYGVSKHQIILRWHIQRGIIPLPKANNVSHMEANFDVFDFKLTNIDMDVMELLDQQDFLEDHHTAPGLERLLQLK
- the gltB gene encoding glutamate synthase large subunit; this translates as MDMNQSTIEQQRLDQARLEANGMYSSQFEKDACGMGFVVNIKGKKSHDIIDDGLRILERLEHRGGAGADKDTGDGAGILVQIPHEFFKRECEVLGINLPSAGDYGVGMVFAHKYESLRNEQKRIFEEVVREEGQVVLGWREVPVDGTKVGHEAAAIRPWMIQILIGKGPDITNNKEFERKLYIIRKLAEKRIIPLSKELSSDFYIASLSSKTIVYKGMLTPGQLRDFYLDLSDLDFTSALAMVHSRFSTNTFPSWARAHPNRFLVHNGEINTIRGNVNWINAREGKAESPLFPDIKKVFPVVDDSGSDSAMFDNTLEFLHMTGRSLPHAIMMMIPEPWERNNLMSQEKHDFYEFNSFMMEPWDGPAAMGFTDGTVIGGVLDRNGLRPARYYVTTDDRVIMASEVGVVNENAENIRAKGRLEPGKMLLIDTEEQRIISDEEIKQRVATELPYDELVKEHVIHLSEITQADESDIPKVEDLFKKQQAFGYTQEDLVRMIVPMAKDGKDPVGAMGADAPLAILSDKPQLLYSYFKQMFAQVTNPPIDSIREEMVTSTRVMLGNSGNLTDPNKAGTYALSMRTPILTNQELASIKALDCRRMKSVTLPILFDPTKGADGLRDALNELCEKAEEAARTDQNVLILSDRGVDENHAPIPALLAVAAVHNHLIRKVLRTEIGLILESGEPREVHHFCTLIGYGVTAINPYVALETVRDLQAHKRLGDITPEQAEKNYIKAAVGGIMKVMSKMGISTVRSYQGAQIFEALGLNTNFINKFFVNTPTRIGGIGLVGVANEALARFDRAFKSDESVLEPGGWYGPVKDGEEHLFNPKTIELLQESLINGDYAKYKEYSKAIRNDYHVTLRSLMELNYPVGGGIPIEEVEPEESIVKRFKAGAMSYGAISKEAHEAIAIAMNRLGSTSNSGEGGEDVARFKPLPNGDSMNSEVKQIASGRFGVTANYLVHAKELQIKCAQGAKPGEGGQLPGKKVYPEIAKARHSTPGVELVSPPPHHDIYSIEDLAELIYDLKCINKDARISVKLTSEAGVGTIAAGVAKAKADNILISGYDGGTGAAGRTSVKHAGVPWELGLSETHQTLMLNRLRDRVQLEVDSKLMTGFDVAVAAMLGAELFGFGTLPLVAVGCKMARVCNLNTCPYGVATQDEKLRARFTGKPEYVENLMIFIARELREIMARLGIRSVAELVGRIDLVRQKSQDDNFKLSRVDLKRILFRPYIDSSVGHMHTVDQDHELERTLDMSKLLRMCRPAIEDQKPIRAKLAITNINRVVGTLVGSEVTRRYGESGLPDNTIKLNFEGSAGQSFGAFIPKGMTLELEGDANDYLGKGLSGGTITVYPPKDSIFEADENILIGNVAFYGATSGTSYINGVAGERFAVRNSGITAVVEGVGDHGCEYMTGGEVLVLGKIGRNFAAGMSGGYAYILDCDERYVNTGLVELRPANTEADLKRIKELVEQHVLHTNSAKGRHILENWNNFVNRFTKVVPVAYEEMHAAIERFKAEGLSLEEAQLAAFKEKYTK
- a CDS encoding efflux RND transporter periplasmic adaptor subunit; the protein is MTGSDRMKLKRIYSVVAMLGVVMMALSIAGCGTKTVSVADVTYKDMPLQIHNDANVTALNKATVTPTLTGQVAYAVKVGDQVQQGQVLATVDTSALQQQLASLQGQLAQASAQSYATSVTTTTAASVDSAQLAQAQKMREAGMITQKEYDRIVERSQPQTTTVTTGGGGGGANTAAIEAQIAQVSAQMAASTIVAPIAGTVTAIYNEDRQMAIADRPFMMIQQSTPMVASLSIPRDAAMKLGTPDAKKGIKVLLKVGDQELPGELTYVDVTQPENVPSVLVKATFNNDKGLIKAGEFYTLIIESNVKAKMLTVPSKAVRENQDGKYVYVLTENNTVDVRVVEVGMTEDDDVAIISGLNEGDKVITSDGTFELGESVKL
- a CDS encoding AzlC family ABC transporter permease, translating into MVPMGVSFFFIGLGFGLYATSQGFPWWTAPVLAATIFAGSMEFVTIGMLMAGFDPINAFILTMFVNGRHFFYGLSALQRYVHMGWKWFPTVAWMCDESFAINMATKLPDDVDEKWFYFHVSWLNYVFWVFSTFVGGLFGNLLATVDLRGIDFVLPGLFIVVFLEMLLNAKNNKIRAFGVAGAAMAIVMLLLVGKSLFMLLSMSCMLVACYIAYKWGGVHLD
- a CDS encoding branched-chain amino acid transporter permease, which produces MTSTEMVITVAIVVAGTLLTRFGAFLVFPPGKKAPDFVLFLGKALPAAVMGMLVVYTFKETVVLAYPYGIPELIALVVTVGLHLWKRNMLISIAAGTVIYMILVQTVFNVPK
- the eis gene encoding enhanced intracellular survival protein Eis, encoding MEFRIATAQDTPHVENLWAYCFEPKEDSFFQYYFTNCYEPENTMVGLEQGQLLSTVHLRQYNINVRGAVLPTSYMVGVATHPAARRGGVGGALLKASLEELRNRGQALTILMPSKAAFYQQYGWELYAHQWVNTMSLEDLRPMTDKSLSFGLLNSVDQWTLLDPVYKAYTACLSGYAERGEKEWKRLLGSFFAEGVNIAVVRNDENIIEGYAVYRLGQPEIPVSELVYTTRRAQRALLNYFYNHRSQGSSIRWNEGLHDTYYRFYPDGKSGHATMPYMMSRIVDVKAALEAIPVNPEALMMPITLTFGVKDSLCAWNEGRYEVKYGGALMPTVKKVSDTLEGEVDLTVEVGALSQLLMGTLTARDLAFEGKLSVGQEWLDYFDILYPEQKTYINEWW
- a CDS encoding RluA family pseudouridine synthase; translation: MSWKTYTVKEPTELTVSKYVKERFSLSSRDIQMMFRKKRVKVNSRVAHSQRSLKKGDVLTLELPQDKDYGVDVEKGPITVLYEDAHTLVVDKAPFMLVHPAGQTKSGTLSNYVAGYYAKKGVVHKVRPVHRLDRDTSGCILFGKTKEAQQYYTDELQAGRIDRIYTGLVEGCISEDGVVDEPIGVDPVFDNRRVVDEFGQPAQTEYTVLGHKDGKTLLRFKLLTGRTHQIRVHMEYIGHPIVGDAMYGTRNKPYTRQCLHASEITFAPYGKDEPITVTCEVGDNFGCEKS